AGTTTCGAGGCGGGGCAGGTGATTGCCCAGGCGCTGGCCGCCAATCCGGGACTGTCGGTGGTGGCGCGGGCGGGCGATGACGACCATGCCGCCTATCTGCGCCGCCACGGCCCGGTCGAGGTGGTGAGCGATGCCGATGAGATTGCCCGGGGCATGCTCGACCGGTCGTTCAGGGTGTTGCCCCTGACAGAAGCCGGGCCGGCGTCATCGGCGTGATCCGCCAGTGCGGTGGGGGCAGGGTTGCCTGACAGAGCAGGCCGGCTGCCAGATGCATGCCGTCATAGTCCTGATGCATCAGATGCCAGGCGAGGCCCTGGGCGAGCGGCGGGTCGCGGGCCTCGATATCCGGCAGCAGGCCCGGGCCGGGCCAGCCGGCGGGAAAACGGATACTGAAGCCCGACAAGGCCTGTGACAGCCCGGCACCGGTGGCCTTGATCACGCTTTCCTTCAGCGTCCACAAGGTCAGGAAACGGCGGGCGCGGTCGGCGGCATCCGGCAGCGCCTCAAGGGCTGCTGCCTCATCCTCGGCAAAGAAGCCACGGGCGATGCGGGCGTCATAATCGCCCAACCGGTCCGCCGCCTCGACATCCACGCCCAGATCGATCACGGCGGTTTCGGGGTCGGCAGTGACGGCGATCGCGACCATTCCCGCGGTGTGCGACAGATTGAAGCGCAGCGCCGGGCGCCCGTCGGGCGTCAGCGGCATCTGCGACGGCGCCAGATCGGGCTTGCCACGCGCGCCGGCGGTGAAGCGCAGGACCGTGGGCGCAAGCCCCAGCCGCCGGCCCAGCCATGCGCGGAGCAGGGCATGAGCGGCGATATAGATCCGACGATGGCGGGCGAAGTGGAAGCGGGCGGCCCGTGCCCGCTCCTCGTCGTCCAGCCAGCCGGCCAGCGCCACCTCGCCATCGTCGTCCATCCCGGCCACGCCCATCACGACCAGCTCGACAACAGGTGCGGCGATGACGGGTGTGGTGATGACGGAGGCGGGCAGGCCTCGGCCCTGATCAATGCTGGACATGACCCTGCGCACCTTCACGGGCCAGGTCGGCGTCGCTTGGGGCATCGATGATCGGCTTCATGTCGCGGCGGCTGATATAGGTATAGACGGTCGGGATCACGAACAGGGTGAAGAAAGTGCCGACCAGCAGGCCGCCCACGATCACCCAGCCGATATCCTGGCGGGATTCGGCACCGGCGCCGGTGGCGAGCGCCAGCGGCACCGTGCCCAGCACCATCGCTCCGGTGGTCATCAGGATTGGCCGCAGGCGCTGGACTGCGGCTTCGACGACCGCATCGCTGCGCGACAATCCCTCGCGCCGGATCTGGTTCGAGAATTCGACGATCAGGATGCCATGTTTGGTGATCAGACCGATCAGGGTGACCACACCGACCTGACTGTAGATGTTGAAGGTGCCGCCCGACAGATACAGCGCCAGCAGGCCGCCGGTGATCGACAGGGGCACGGTCAGCATGATGATGAACGGATCGCGCCAGCTTTCGAACTGCGCCGCCAGCACCAGGAAGATGAAGCCGAGCGCCAGCACGAAGGTGACGACAAGGCTGGAGGCGCTGTCGCGGAATTCGCGGCTCTGGCCCGACAGATCGGTGGTGGCGCGGCCGCCAAGCTCATCCCGCGCGATATCGTTCAGATAGGCCAGGGCCTCGCCCAGCGCATAGCCGGGGGCGAGGTTGGCGTCGAGGGTGACCGCGCGCAACTGATTGAAATGGTTCAGCGCCTGCGGCGCCACAGTTTCCGTCACCGTCACCAGATTGGACAGTTGCACCATCTCGCCGCTGGCAGAACGGACATAGATATTGGTCAGGTCGGAGGGGGTCGCGCGATAGCGGTCATCCAGGCGGACGATCACGTCGTACTGATCGCCATCCAGCTTGAAGCGGGTGATCTGGCGGCCGCCGAGGGCTGTCTCCAGCGTCCGGCCGATGACATCGACGCCGATGCCCAGATCGGCCGCCTTGGCGCGGTCGACCGACACCGACAACTGCGGACGATTCAGCTTCAGGTCGGTCTCGATGTTCTGAAGGCCGGGGTTCTCGCGCGCCTTGGCGACGATCCGGTCGACCAGTTCCCCCAGTTCCTGATAGGGCATCGACGACTGAACCACGAATTGGACGGGCTTTTCACCGATTGCCTGGCCGAGCGGCGCCGGCGGGATCGGGAAGGCGAGCACGCCCGGCAGGCCACCGAACATGGCGGGCCCCACCGATTCGGCGATCGCGGCGGCGCTGCGGCTTCGCTCATCCCAGGTCTGCAGCTTCACGAAGCTGATGCCCTGGGATTTCAGCGGGAAGCCCGCGACCACGAAATAGGTCTCGGTTTCCGGAATGCCGGCATAGATGCCTTCCAGCCCGCGGGCATAGCGTTCCGTATAGTCGAGCGTCGCACCCTCAGGACCGATCAGGAAGCCGATCAGGAATCCCTGATCCTCGTAAGGCGCCAGTTCCTCAGGCAAGGCTTTCAGCAGAAAGAAACTGCCGCTGGCGACGCCCAGCCCGATCAGCAGGATCAGCGGCCGCACCTTCAGGGCGCCGCGCAACGTGGCGCGATAGCCGCGGGTGAGCGCGTTCAGCGCGCCTTCGATGACGCGATAGAACAGGCCGTGGCTGGTCTGGTGCTTCAGCAGCAGGCCGCACATCATCGGCGTCAGGGTCAGCGCGATGAAGCCTGAAATCAGCACGGCACCGGCCAGCGTCAGGGCGAATTCGGTGAACAGCCGGCCGGTGGTGCCGGTCTGGAAGGCGATCGGCAGATACACCGCCGCCAGTGTGATCGTCATCGCGATCACCGCGAAGGCGATCTCGCGACTGCCCTTGAAGGCCGCCCGCATCGGCGACATGCCGGCCTCGATGTGGCGGAAGATGTTCTCCAGCATCACGATCGCATCGTCGACCACCAGGCCGATGGCCAGCACCAGCGACAGCAGGGTCAGCGTGTTGATGGTGAAGCCCAGCATATACATGATGAAGAAGGCGCCGATCAGCGACACCGGGATGGTGACCAGCGGCACCAAGGTGGCCCGGAACGACCTGAGGAACAGGAAGATGACCGCGACCACCAGCACCACGGCTTCGATGATGGTGGAATAGACGTTGTCGATCGATGCCTGAATGAAGATCGAGCTGTCATAGGCAATGTCGACCTTCATGCCTTCGGGCAGGTTGTCGACGATCAGCGGGATGCGCTCGCGGACGGCAGCCGACACGTCGAGCGGATTGGCCGTCGCCTGCTTGACCACGCCCATCGCGACCGCCGGCTGGCCGTTGAACCGGGCGGCGGAATCCTCGCTTTCGGCGCCGATGAAGGCCTGGCCCACATCCGACAACAGCACCTGATGGCCCATGCGTTCGGCCAGCACGATGTTGTTGAACTGTTCGGGGCGTGCCAGATCGGTTTCCGACAGCACAGTGAATTCGCGCTCGGCGCTCTCGATCGTGCCGGCGGGGATCTCGACATTCTGGGCAGCCAGTGCCGCCTCGATCTCCTGAAGGGTCAGGCCATAGCCGGCAACCCTGGTGGGATCCAGGGCGATGCGCATGGAGTAGCGCCGCTCGCCGAAGATCATCACCTGCGAGACGCCGGTCAGGATCTGGAGCTGGTCCTTCACATAGCGGTCGGCATAGTCCGACAGTTCCAGCGGTGAGTGCCGGTCGGACGAGAACGCCAGATAGATGATCGGCTGGGCATCGGCCTCGACCTTCTCGATGATCGGCTCGTCGATCTCGTCGGGCAACTGGCCACGCACCCGGGCCACGCGGTCGCGGACATCGGCCGCCGCGTCGCTGGGATCGCGGTCGAGCTTGAAGCGCAGGGTGATCTGGCTCTGCTGCTGACGGCTGACCGAGGTGATGTAGTCGATTCCCTCGATGCCCGACAGGCTGTCTTCCAGCACCTGGGTGATCTGGCTTTCCATGATCTGAGCGCTGGCGCCCGGATACACGGTTTCCACATTCACCACCGGCGGGTCGATATTGGGATATTCGCGCACCGACAACCGGTCATAGGCCACCAGACCCAGCAGCAGGACGACGAAACTCAGCACGGTCGCAAAGACCGGACGCTGGATGCAGATATCTGAGAGCTTCACGGGTGCGTCCTCGTCTGCGCGTCAGCCGCCGGCCGCGGCATTGCCGCTGGCCGGGGTGGCACCATCATCCGCCGGTGCCGCCGGCGTGGCGCCGGCCGCGGGTGCGGCGTCCTGGCGCGCGAACGGATCGGAGCCGCCCGGCAGCGGCGTCACCGGCATACCGGGGCCGATCTTGATCTGGCCGGCGCTGATCACCAGGTCGCCGTCCGCAAGGCCCTTGGTGACGCCGACCTCGCCCACCCGCCGCGCGCCGATGGTCACCGGCTGCGGCACGGCCTTGCCGTCGACGATCTTGTAGACGAACGGCCCGTTACGATCGGGCACGATCGCCTGTTCGGGAATGATCACCGCGTTGCCGATCTCGTTCAGGACCGCGGTGATACGGGCGAACATGCCAGGCTTCAGGCGGGTATCGGCATTGGGGATCTCGGCGCGGATCGCAAGGCTGCGACCGCCTGCATCGAGCCGGGGGTCGATGGCGGTGATGGTGGCGGTAAAGCGTTCGGCCGGAAAGGCATCGACTTCGACGATGACCGTCTCGCCCGGCTTGACCACACCGGCGAAGCGCTCCGGCAGCCGGAAGCCGACCCGGATCGGGTCCAGCCGGTCGAGGGTGGTCAGGGTCTGGCCCGCCGAGATATAGGCGCCAAGGTCGACGGCGCGGAAGCCGGCGACGCCATTGAACGGGGCCGTGATGGTGGTTTTGTCAAGCCGGACCTGCGCCGAGGCAACCTGGGCCTGTGACAACTGGAGCGCCGCCACCGCCTCGTCGAGTGCACGACCGGTGCCGGCGCCGCGCCTGGCCAGATCGCGCGCACGCTCGGCATTGCGGCGGTTCGCTTCGATCGAGGCCCGGGCTTCGGCCAGTTCGGCGCGCGCGATCGCGTCGTCGAGCTTGAACAGCACGTCGCCTTCCGTGACCCGCGCGCCGTCCTTGACCGAAATCGCCGATACCCTGCCGGCAACTTCCGACGCTACGTCAATCGATTGCACCGCTTCCAGTGTGCCGGCGACCATGATGGTTTCGGCAAAGGGCTCGGCCCGCGCCTTGACCGCTTCGACCGGCATGCCGCCGCCGGCACCCTGGGCCAGGGCATTGCCGCCGCACAAAGCGGCGCCCGCGAGCAGGACGACGGCCGACAGGACATGACGGATCGCCAGACGGTGCGTGCGGAGCGTGGAATGGCGACGGGCGCCGGAAGAAGGCTGCTGAGCGATCATGCGGGTCTGGTCCTGGCTCGTTGAAATCCCGCCGCCGAACCGTCTGACGGAACGGCGGACGGTTCGTGGTCACGGGCAGCGTAAAGCGGGCTGATGTATTGTTCATCCGGACAGCGAAATAGCGTCCGCGGCGGCACGGATCGCCTCTTTCATCCGGCTGGCGAGTGATTATGTTAGAAGACGAGCGCGACGTCGCCCGGAAATCGGGGGCCGACCGACCGGCCGGTTCCATGACGTATCCGATTTGTTCGCGAGCGTCGCATGCAAGCCACAGAGGGGAGACCCTGCCCATGCCCATGGCGGCGATGAGCATTACCGATGCGGCGGCCGACCGGCTGCGCAGCCTGATGGCCGACAAGGATGGTGTGGTCGGGATCCGCGTCGGCGTGAAGACCGCCGGCTGCTCCGGCCTTGCC
The Tistrella bauzanensis DNA segment above includes these coding regions:
- a CDS encoding 4'-phosphopantetheinyl transferase family protein is translated as MSSIDQGRGLPASVITTPVIAAPVVELVVMGVAGMDDDGEVALAGWLDDEERARAARFHFARHRRIYIAAHALLRAWLGRRLGLAPTVLRFTAGARGKPDLAPSQMPLTPDGRPALRFNLSHTAGMVAIAVTADPETAVIDLGVDVEAADRLGDYDARIARGFFAEDEAAALEALPDAADRARRFLTLWTLKESVIKATGAGLSQALSGFSIRFPAGWPGPGLLPDIEARDPPLAQGLAWHLMHQDYDGMHLAAGLLCQATLPPPHWRITPMTPARLLSGATP
- a CDS encoding efflux RND transporter permease subunit; this translates as MKLSDICIQRPVFATVLSFVVLLLGLVAYDRLSVREYPNIDPPVVNVETVYPGASAQIMESQITQVLEDSLSGIEGIDYITSVSRQQQSQITLRFKLDRDPSDAAADVRDRVARVRGQLPDEIDEPIIEKVEADAQPIIYLAFSSDRHSPLELSDYADRYVKDQLQILTGVSQVMIFGERRYSMRIALDPTRVAGYGLTLQEIEAALAAQNVEIPAGTIESAEREFTVLSETDLARPEQFNNIVLAERMGHQVLLSDVGQAFIGAESEDSAARFNGQPAVAMGVVKQATANPLDVSAAVRERIPLIVDNLPEGMKVDIAYDSSIFIQASIDNVYSTIIEAVVLVVAVIFLFLRSFRATLVPLVTIPVSLIGAFFIMYMLGFTINTLTLLSLVLAIGLVVDDAIVMLENIFRHIEAGMSPMRAAFKGSREIAFAVIAMTITLAAVYLPIAFQTGTTGRLFTEFALTLAGAVLISGFIALTLTPMMCGLLLKHQTSHGLFYRVIEGALNALTRGYRATLRGALKVRPLILLIGLGVASGSFFLLKALPEELAPYEDQGFLIGFLIGPEGATLDYTERYARGLEGIYAGIPETETYFVVAGFPLKSQGISFVKLQTWDERSRSAAAIAESVGPAMFGGLPGVLAFPIPPAPLGQAIGEKPVQFVVQSSMPYQELGELVDRIVAKARENPGLQNIETDLKLNRPQLSVSVDRAKAADLGIGVDVIGRTLETALGGRQITRFKLDGDQYDVIVRLDDRYRATPSDLTNIYVRSASGEMVQLSNLVTVTETVAPQALNHFNQLRAVTLDANLAPGYALGEALAYLNDIARDELGGRATTDLSGQSREFRDSASSLVVTFVLALGFIFLVLAAQFESWRDPFIIMLTVPLSITGGLLALYLSGGTFNIYSQVGVVTLIGLITKHGILIVEFSNQIRREGLSRSDAVVEAAVQRLRPILMTTGAMVLGTVPLALATGAGAESRQDIGWVIVGGLLVGTFFTLFVIPTVYTYISRRDMKPIIDAPSDADLAREGAQGHVQH
- a CDS encoding efflux RND transporter periplasmic adaptor subunit, with amino-acid sequence MIAQQPSSGARRHSTLRTHRLAIRHVLSAVVLLAGAALCGGNALAQGAGGGMPVEAVKARAEPFAETIMVAGTLEAVQSIDVASEVAGRVSAISVKDGARVTEGDVLFKLDDAIARAELAEARASIEANRRNAERARDLARRGAGTGRALDEAVAALQLSQAQVASAQVRLDKTTITAPFNGVAGFRAVDLGAYISAGQTLTTLDRLDPIRVGFRLPERFAGVVKPGETVIVEVDAFPAERFTATITAIDPRLDAGGRSLAIRAEIPNADTRLKPGMFARITAVLNEIGNAVIIPEQAIVPDRNGPFVYKIVDGKAVPQPVTIGARRVGEVGVTKGLADGDLVISAGQIKIGPGMPVTPLPGGSDPFARQDAAPAAGATPAAPADDGATPASGNAAAGG